A single genomic interval of Streptococcus oralis subsp. dentisani harbors:
- a CDS encoding phage tail protein, with translation MATEIAQAYVQLIPSARGITGKIQSILDPEASAAGQSAGQSLGSSLVSVMTKVIAAAGIGKAFSAAISEGAALQQSLGGIETLFKGSADKVKGYANEAYKTTGLSANAYMENVTGFSASLLQSLGGDTNKAAETANMAMIDMSDNANKMGTSMESIQMAYQGFAKQNYTMLDNLKLGYGGTKQEMERLLNDAQKLTGVKYDINNLSDVYNAIHAIQENLDITGTTAKEAASTFSGSFESMKAAAQNVLGKLALGENILPSLHALLKTTSTFLFDNFLPMVGNIFSGLGLVLTEGISQIASQLFGDAFGSAVFDQLSRVTGIFDTFFDMIFGSLSKQDNIDILNTLGFSEEAATQIVNIADNIRVTFENIGVVAGNVASIVVDFVGDLLGIKDGEQGVNLLGFAFEALTGILKEASGILKEVTKFFKENQLAADLLKSAVVALGVGLPVIKFTKFMQGLGGLPGILTIAKTAISGFATSAMAAISSIPLVGWIAAAVAALAWFFTQTETGQQIWSSFVDWIKQAWQGIADFFVGIWSGISEGASTLWDGVVTTWNAYIESLKAMWNAVVTFFSDLWVSIQEAASVAWTAITTVVMAIVQPFIDGFMNVWNNISDGLTQIWEGIKMIFQGAWEFIKSIFLGAILIIIDLVTGNFNQLGADLSLIWEGIQNGISLIWEGIKTFFSGIVDAIVGYGIAVFENFSSVLSAIWEFIKSAASATWEWIKSTVTSLITGLVQGAQSIWDGFMNFLSSLWEGIKSTASNAWSSLASSVLNIINGLISGAQNAWNSMSNAVSNLISNVTGFFNQLWNIDLYGAGQAILQGFLNGLQSMWSSVTDFVGGIAGWIRDHKGPIEYDRKLLIPAGNAIMGSLDHGLKDGFKDVKKTVGGMAGEISDVFSGDNLDLNSSASVTKSLEAQLAMPSAQFEAHENKTVSEIAILRASMEKILTAILEKSSDVYLDNDIISLKTYEQHGAIYAREGI, from the coding sequence GTGGCGACAGAAATAGCACAAGCTTATGTACAATTGATACCATCAGCAAGAGGTATTACTGGTAAAATCCAATCAATCCTCGATCCTGAAGCGAGTGCAGCAGGGCAAAGCGCTGGGCAGTCATTGGGTTCTAGCCTTGTTAGCGTTATGACAAAGGTTATTGCAGCGGCAGGGATTGGCAAGGCATTTTCGGCAGCTATCAGTGAGGGGGCAGCGCTTCAGCAATCGCTCGGAGGTATTGAAACTCTTTTCAAAGGTTCTGCTGACAAGGTCAAGGGGTATGCTAATGAAGCCTACAAGACAACAGGTCTATCAGCTAATGCTTACATGGAAAATGTGACAGGCTTCTCAGCAAGTCTCTTGCAGTCCTTGGGCGGTGACACGAACAAGGCTGCTGAAACGGCAAACATGGCCATGATTGATATGTCAGACAATGCGAATAAGATGGGTACATCGATGGAAAGCATTCAGATGGCTTATCAAGGTTTTGCTAAGCAGAACTATACTATGCTGGACAATCTGAAGCTTGGTTACGGTGGTACCAAGCAAGAAATGGAGCGTCTTTTGAATGACGCTCAGAAGTTGACTGGTGTTAAGTATGATATTAACAACCTTTCAGATGTTTATAACGCTATCCATGCTATCCAAGAAAATCTCGACATCACTGGTACAACTGCCAAAGAGGCAGCATCTACTTTTAGTGGATCTTTTGAATCCATGAAAGCAGCTGCTCAAAACGTTCTTGGAAAGCTAGCATTGGGGGAGAACATCCTGCCTTCTCTGCATGCTTTGCTTAAAACAACATCGACCTTTCTCTTTGATAATTTTTTGCCGATGGTTGGGAATATTTTTTCTGGCCTTGGCTTGGTTTTGACTGAAGGGATTAGTCAGATTGCATCTCAGCTTTTTGGGGATGCTTTTGGAAGTGCAGTTTTTGATCAGCTGTCTCGTGTGACTGGAATCTTTGATACCTTTTTTGACATGATCTTTGGATCATTAAGTAAGCAAGATAACATTGATATTCTGAATACGCTTGGTTTTAGTGAGGAAGCTGCGACTCAAATTGTCAATATTGCGGATAATATCCGAGTTACTTTTGAGAATATTGGGGTCGTTGCTGGTAATGTTGCAAGCATTGTTGTTGATTTTGTCGGAGACCTTTTAGGAATTAAAGACGGAGAGCAGGGAGTGAACCTGCTCGGTTTTGCATTTGAGGCATTGACTGGAATTCTGAAAGAAGCTTCAGGAATTTTAAAAGAAGTTACTAAATTTTTTAAAGAGAATCAGTTAGCAGCAGATTTACTTAAGTCAGCTGTAGTTGCTTTAGGAGTTGGTTTACCTGTTATTAAGTTTACCAAATTCATGCAAGGTTTAGGTGGCTTGCCTGGAATATTAACAATTGCTAAGACGGCTATTTCAGGATTTGCTACATCAGCGATGGCTGCTATTTCGTCAATTCCTCTTGTGGGGTGGATTGCTGCAGCAGTTGCTGCATTAGCTTGGTTTTTTACTCAAACAGAAACTGGTCAACAAATTTGGTCATCTTTTGTGGATTGGATCAAGCAGGCATGGCAGGGGATTGCTGATTTCTTTGTCGGTATTTGGTCTGGTATCTCTGAGGGTGCTAGCACATTGTGGGATGGAGTTGTTACAACCTGGAATGCTTACATCGAGTCTTTAAAGGCGATGTGGAATGCTGTTGTAACATTCTTTTCTGATTTATGGGTAAGCATTCAAGAGGCTGCTTCTGTGGCCTGGACAGCTATCACGACAGTAGTGATGGCGATTGTTCAACCGTTCATTGATGGGTTTATGAATGTTTGGAATAACATTTCAGACGGTCTTACTCAAATTTGGGAAGGGATTAAGATGATTTTTCAAGGCGCTTGGGAATTTATCAAATCGATTTTCTTGGGTGCTATTCTGATCATCATCGACCTTGTGACAGGAAACTTTAATCAGCTGGGAGCTGATCTTTCTCTAATTTGGGAAGGTATTCAAAATGGCATTTCTTTGATATGGGAAGGGATTAAAACATTCTTTTCTGGTATTGTAGATGCTATTGTTGGCTATGGTATTGCTGTTTTTGAAAACTTTTCTTCTGTTCTTAGTGCGATTTGGGAATTTATCAAGTCGGCTGCTTCAGCGACTTGGGAATGGATAAAATCTACTGTAACAAGTCTGATCACAGGTTTGGTGCAGGGAGCTCAAAGTATCTGGGATGGCTTTATGAACTTCCTATCAAGTTTGTGGGAAGGTATCAAGTCAACGGCGAGCAATGCTTGGAGTTCTCTAGCATCTAGCGTTCTAAACATTATCAATGGTCTTATATCTGGGGCGCAAAATGCTTGGAACAGCATGTCTAATGCGGTATCTAATCTGATAAGTAATGTAACTGGATTCTTTAATCAATTGTGGAATATTGATCTGTATGGTGCAGGTCAAGCAATCTTGCAAGGTTTCTTGAATGGTTTGCAGTCTATGTGGTCTTCTGTTACTGACTTTGTCGGTGGTATCGCTGGTTGGATCCGTGACCATAAAGGACCTATTGAGTATGACCGTAAGCTTTTGATTCCAGCAGGTAATGCAATTATGGGAAGTTTAGACCACGGATTAAAAGATGGGTTTAAAGACGTCAAGAAAACGGTCGGAGGTATGGCTGGTGAGATTTCGGATGTATTTTCAGGAGATAATCTGGATCTGAATTCCTCTGCGTCCGTGACCAAAAGTCTTGAGGCACAGTTGGCTATGCCAAGCGCTCAATTTGAAGCGCATGAAAATAAAACTGTGTCTGAGATAGCGATTCTGAGAGCAAGTATGGAGAAGATCCTTACCGCTATCCTTGAAAAATCGTCAGACGTTTATCTGGACAATGATATTATCTCACTAAAAACATATGAACAACATGGTGCAATTTATGCAAGGGAGGGAATTTAA
- a CDS encoding phage tail spike protein produces MIYLTNGNTPLNAAYEDKIVQEDGSTYQLTFRFPTSDSLWEKLKEETFLTADDLHGEQDFVIFEVEKKHGYIQVYANQVFTLLNNYVVNPISLDRATGSTALSRFAGSITRSHPFSFFSDIGERHTFNIDAKNAMEAFVKDKHSILGQWGGDLVRHSYQVRLLKNGGSENESLFMYKKNLSSYQHKTSTKSLKTRITFKTTVKGEGEKAPDRKFSVVVDSPLINKYSQIYEDVIEVNDEDVKDEASLRKYGEQYFKTSLCDMMEDSLELEVVGQSDVPVQMYDIVSLFHEVYNLDVRKKITKYTYSPMANKLLSIGFGQFKSGLSNMVSNAVSDAVKNEAQQLQDDFERQLARELKNADLAFDRQKEELVNQFTDGLNAAKARAEEVKRELSDTIDQRFNSFNNGPLQEVKRRTEEALKNSGASSLLAQEAKRIGLDSVARLEAFKSQATSAQTALSGDLDVLKRTVANEVNQASEYRKTTTEALSRMTGQMNGFATKSEVKQDIDGLTQTFAKMMVGGRNYYRNSDKLVTRPRFIQFDVYPYLDADNVGQDWTFSFDLKINETGTVRPLHFYHYQRNGLAIGIDTFFNPSKEWQRYSFTGKVVQGGSNPAYAKGAMAIYDHAGDNNISIQNIKFERGTVATPWSPAPEDGEDELLAVKTEFKKTADGLSAKIVSIESYVAQDGQRQEALRRYSREESAKQATSLRELVTRDFVGKATHQEDVRAIERRFETITNPQNGSIATQIANYKTAVDGRFSDITSLIAGKANQTDFQRVKETSQLYERILGNSENGIADKVARMAMTNQLFQVEVGKAVQKGRNYYRDSEKVQTKTRFFSFPLHPYLSQENVGETWTLSFDLKINEGGEIRPLHFYHYQTNRFGIKASADITPSKDWQRFTFTGPVIFPNDDPRYARGEMALYDFGGNNNYSVRRIKFERGTVATPWSPAPEDNDEAIRTVQSQLAGSWGVHNKNSVNEIIAGFNLAGRNAGIKAETIRLEGRTLLDELTAIQGYFKRLFVGEGAFAKLNAEIIASKTITADKLVMDMAMARMFVSSDIFTDTLAAKEAFINKLRSVVVTATLLEGYKGRIGGFQIGTHEKDSSVYWITGENQFSVGMSNGTGQWSQTALWVNWGNNWGYPGDYAWYVKNNGKMYCYNTAEFWNTPVIHGDLRVTGHIFYNNENSGKSGYWIHSSKYSNFEPSNNYLYLYYSGSGYDWIPMNKEISDRRYKHNIEASTVSGIDVIENLKTYSYRKEYDGKIEDISCGIMAQDVQKYAPEAFFENPDGAYSYNTFALVPYLIKAIQELNQKIEKLEKTA; encoded by the coding sequence TTGATTTATTTAACAAATGGCAACACACCTCTGAATGCTGCTTACGAGGATAAGATTGTCCAAGAAGATGGTAGCACCTACCAACTTACCTTCCGATTTCCGACTTCGGATTCCTTATGGGAGAAGTTGAAGGAAGAGACATTCCTGACGGCTGACGACCTACATGGTGAGCAGGATTTCGTCATTTTTGAGGTTGAGAAGAAGCACGGCTATATCCAGGTCTATGCCAACCAAGTCTTCACCCTCTTGAATAACTATGTGGTCAATCCGATTTCCTTGGATAGAGCGACTGGTTCGACTGCCTTGAGTCGTTTTGCTGGAAGCATCACTCGTAGTCATCCATTTTCGTTCTTTTCAGACATCGGCGAGCGTCACACCTTCAACATCGACGCAAAGAATGCGATGGAAGCATTCGTGAAAGACAAGCATTCTATTCTTGGCCAATGGGGTGGTGACCTTGTGCGTCATAGCTACCAGGTACGGCTTTTGAAAAATGGCGGTTCAGAGAATGAATCGCTTTTTATGTACAAGAAAAACCTGTCTAGCTATCAACACAAGACCTCTACAAAATCTTTGAAAACTCGAATCACCTTCAAGACTACTGTCAAAGGTGAGGGAGAAAAGGCGCCTGACCGTAAGTTTTCTGTGGTAGTGGATAGCCCACTCATTAACAAATACAGTCAAATATACGAAGATGTGATTGAGGTTAATGACGAAGATGTGAAAGATGAAGCGAGCCTGCGAAAATATGGCGAGCAGTATTTCAAGACATCGCTCTGTGACATGATGGAAGATAGCCTTGAACTTGAGGTTGTCGGCCAGAGTGACGTGCCTGTCCAGATGTATGACATTGTGAGCCTGTTTCATGAGGTATACAATCTGGATGTGCGCAAGAAAATCACCAAATACACTTACTCACCGATGGCTAATAAGCTACTATCTATTGGATTTGGACAATTTAAGTCAGGTTTGTCCAACATGGTTTCTAACGCGGTCAGTGACGCGGTTAAGAATGAAGCTCAACAACTTCAAGATGATTTTGAAAGGCAGTTAGCAAGAGAACTCAAGAATGCTGATCTTGCATTTGATAGGCAGAAAGAAGAGTTGGTCAATCAATTCACAGACGGTCTCAACGCTGCCAAAGCCAGAGCCGAAGAAGTCAAGAGAGAACTCTCTGATACGATTGACCAGCGTTTCAATAGCTTTAATAATGGCCCACTACAAGAGGTCAAGCGTAGAACTGAAGAAGCATTGAAAAATTCTGGGGCCAGCAGTCTACTCGCTCAAGAAGCGAAGCGGATTGGTCTGGATTCTGTTGCTAGACTTGAAGCGTTTAAGTCACAGGCTACGAGCGCTCAGACAGCTCTGTCGGGTGATTTGGACGTTCTGAAACGGACGGTCGCAAATGAGGTCAATCAAGCTTCAGAATATCGCAAAACGACCACTGAGGCCCTTAGTCGAATGACTGGCCAGATGAACGGATTTGCGACCAAATCAGAGGTTAAACAGGACATCGATGGACTTACGCAGACCTTTGCTAAGATGATGGTTGGTGGTCGGAACTATTATCGAAATTCTGACAAGTTAGTTACTAGACCGCGCTTTATTCAATTTGACGTATATCCTTATTTGGATGCTGATAATGTCGGACAAGATTGGACTTTTTCATTTGATTTAAAAATCAACGAAACTGGTACAGTCAGACCACTTCACTTTTATCACTATCAACGAAATGGATTGGCAATAGGGATTGATACATTTTTCAATCCGTCGAAAGAATGGCAAAGATATTCTTTTACTGGAAAGGTTGTTCAAGGCGGTTCTAACCCTGCTTACGCTAAAGGAGCAATGGCTATTTACGATCATGCAGGGGATAATAATATTTCAATTCAAAATATTAAATTCGAAAGAGGTACAGTCGCGACGCCTTGGTCCCCTGCCCCTGAAGATGGAGAAGACGAGCTCTTAGCTGTCAAGACTGAATTCAAGAAAACCGCTGATGGCCTATCTGCTAAGATAGTATCCATTGAAAGCTATGTCGCTCAAGACGGTCAGCGACAGGAAGCTTTGAGAAGATACTCTCGTGAAGAGAGCGCTAAACAAGCGACGTCTTTACGCGAGCTAGTTACTCGTGATTTTGTCGGGAAGGCAACCCATCAGGAAGATGTGAGAGCCATTGAACGCAGATTTGAAACGATCACCAACCCACAAAATGGCTCGATTGCTACTCAGATTGCCAACTACAAAACAGCAGTAGATGGCAGATTTTCAGATATCACTTCATTGATTGCTGGTAAGGCTAATCAGACGGACTTCCAGCGTGTGAAGGAAACTAGCCAACTCTATGAGCGGATTCTTGGAAATTCTGAGAACGGGATTGCTGATAAGGTCGCTCGCATGGCTATGACTAATCAACTATTTCAGGTTGAGGTTGGAAAAGCTGTTCAAAAAGGTCGGAATTATTATCGAGACTCTGAAAAAGTTCAAACAAAAACTCGTTTCTTCTCATTTCCTCTGCATCCCTACCTTTCACAAGAAAACGTCGGGGAGACATGGACCCTCTCGTTTGATTTAAAAATCAATGAAGGGGGCGAGATTCGTCCTCTACATTTTTATCATTACCAAACAAACCGATTTGGGATAAAAGCTAGTGCTGACATCACTCCAAGCAAGGACTGGCAACGGTTCACGTTCACAGGTCCAGTTATCTTCCCGAATGACGACCCTCGCTATGCGAGAGGAGAGATGGCCTTGTATGACTTTGGTGGAAACAATAATTATTCCGTTCGTAGGATTAAATTCGAAAGAGGTACAGTCGCGACACCGTGGTCCCCTGCCCCTGAAGACAACGACGAAGCGATTCGCACGGTTCAAAGTCAGCTAGCTGGTTCATGGGGAGTCCATAATAAGAACAGCGTCAATGAAATCATCGCTGGTTTTAACCTAGCTGGCCGAAATGCAGGCATTAAAGCCGAGACGATCAGACTTGAAGGTCGGACTCTGCTTGATGAATTGACTGCTATTCAAGGTTATTTCAAACGCTTATTTGTTGGTGAGGGTGCGTTTGCTAAGCTGAACGCTGAGATTATTGCTTCAAAGACCATCACAGCAGATAAGTTGGTCATGGATATGGCCATGGCTCGGATGTTTGTTTCAAGCGATATCTTCACGGATACGCTTGCGGCTAAAGAGGCTTTCATCAACAAGTTGCGGTCAGTCGTGGTCACAGCGACTTTGCTTGAAGGCTATAAAGGTCGTATTGGTGGATTCCAGATTGGTACACATGAGAAAGATTCGTCGGTGTACTGGATCACTGGAGAAAATCAATTTTCGGTCGGTATGAGTAATGGGACTGGTCAATGGTCACAAACGGCTCTTTGGGTCAACTGGGGGAATAATTGGGGGTATCCTGGAGATTATGCATGGTATGTAAAAAATAACGGTAAGATGTATTGTTACAATACAGCAGAATTTTGGAACACGCCAGTCATCCATGGGGACCTGCGCGTTACCGGTCATATTTTTTACAACAATGAGAATTCAGGAAAATCCGGGTACTGGATTCACTCATCTAAATACTCAAATTTCGAGCCCTCAAACAACTATCTTTATCTTTATTACAGCGGTTCAGGTTACGACTGGATTCCGATGAACAAGGAAATCTCAGACCGTCGTTACAAACACAATATCGAAGCCAGTACAGTCTCAGGTATTGATGTAATCGAAAACTTGAAAACGTACAGTTATCGCAAAGAATACGATGGGAAAATTGAGGACATTTCTTGCGGTATCATGGCGCAAGATGTCCAGAAGTACGCCCCTGAAGCATTTTTTGAAAATCCTGACGGCGCCTACTCTTACAACACATTTGCTCTTGTGCCTTATCTAATTAAGGCCATTCAAGAGCTCAATCAAAAAATAGAAAAATTGGAGAAAACAGCATGA
- a CDS encoding phage holin, which yields MQQFNEIIIAFATGFLAVATGSIVKAVKDYLLRKGGEKAVKIVEILAKNAVNAVEQVASETGYKGEEKLEQARTKIRAELTKYNISMTDCDLDTFVESAVKQMNDAWKGE from the coding sequence ATGCAACAATTTAACGAAATCATTATTGCATTTGCTACAGGCTTTTTAGCAGTGGCAACAGGCAGTATCGTAAAAGCAGTAAAAGATTATCTTTTACGAAAAGGCGGAGAAAAAGCGGTAAAAATCGTTGAAATCTTGGCCAAAAATGCGGTCAATGCGGTTGAGCAGGTCGCTTCTGAGACAGGCTATAAAGGTGAGGAGAAGCTGGAGCAAGCCCGCACGAAAATCCGTGCAGAACTTACCAAATATAACATCAGCATGACTGACTGCGACCTTGATACATTTGTCGAGTCAGCGGTTAAGCAGATGAACGATGCCTGGAAAGGGGAATAG
- a CDS encoding N-acetylmuramoyl-L-alanine amidase family protein — protein sequence MDIDTSRLRTNLPQVGVQPYRQVHAHSTGNRNSTAQNEADYHYRKDPELGFFSHVVGNGRVMQVGPVNNGSWDVGGGWNAESYAAVELIESHGSKEEFMRDYKLYVELLRNLADEADLPKTLDTGSLAGIKTHEYCTNNQPNNHSDHVDPYPYLAKWGISREQFKKDIEGGLSEAGWKRNETGWWWEESDGSYLTDRWKQINNEWFYFNERGYCLINRWFNDGKDWFYLDKRGAMVTGWMYINNRWYYFKSDGRMAKGWVKYRETWYYLDEKDGDMKSDQFVKYGNGWYYLKSDGSMADKPEFTVEPDGLITTK from the coding sequence ATGGACATTGATACAAGCAGATTAAGAACTAATTTACCTCAGGTTGGTGTACAACCTTATCGTCAAGTACACGCTCATTCAACAGGTAACCGTAACTCAACCGCACAAAATGAAGCGGACTACCATTATCGTAAAGACCCTGAACTTGGATTCTTTTCTCACGTTGTAGGAAATGGTCGTGTGATGCAGGTCGGACCTGTAAATAACGGAAGTTGGGATGTTGGGGGCGGTTGGAATGCTGAGAGTTACGCAGCAGTCGAATTGATTGAAAGCCATGGATCAAAAGAAGAGTTCATGCGTGATTACAAGCTCTATGTTGAGCTTTTGCGAAACCTTGCGGATGAAGCAGATTTGCCGAAAACACTTGATACAGGGAGTTTAGCTGGAATTAAAACGCACGAGTATTGCACGAATAACCAACCAAACAACCACTCAGACCATGTGGATCCATATCCTTATCTGGCAAAATGGGGAATCAGTCGTGAGCAATTCAAAAAAGATATTGAAGGTGGTCTGTCTGAAGCTGGCTGGAAACGCAATGAAACTGGCTGGTGGTGGGAGGAGTCGGATGGTTCTTATCTGACAGACCGCTGGAAGCAAATCAACAACGAGTGGTTCTACTTCAATGAACGAGGATACTGCCTAATCAATCGTTGGTTCAACGATGGGAAAGACTGGTTCTATCTTGACAAGCGTGGTGCGATGGTTACAGGCTGGATGTACATCAATAACCGCTGGTATTACTTCAAGTCAGATGGTCGTATGGCTAAAGGTTGGGTGAAATACCGTGAAACTTGGTACTATCTCGATGAAAAAGATGGAGATATGAAATCCGATCAATTTGTCAAATATGGCAACGGCTGGTACTACCTTAAATCAGATGGCAGCATGGCAGACAAGCCAGAATTTACAGTTGAGCCTGATGGGCTTATCACTACGAAATAA
- the tgt gene encoding tRNA guanosine(34) transglycosylase Tgt, producing the protein MSDSPIKYRLIKKEKHTGARLGEIITPHGTFPTPMFMPVGTQATVKTQSPEELKEMGSGIILSNTYHLWLRPGDELIARAGGLHKFMNWDQPILTDSGGFQVYSLADSRNITEEGVTFKNHLNGSKMFLSPEKAISIQNNLGSDIMMSFDECPQFYQPYDYVKKSIERTSRWAERGLKAHRRPHDQGLFGIVQGAGFEDLRRQSAHDLVSMDFPGYSIGGLAVGETHEEMNAVLDFTTQLLPENKPRYLMGVGAPDSLIDGVIRGVDMFDCVLPTRIARNGTCMTSQGRLVVKNAQFAEDFTPLDPECDCYTCKNYTRAYLRHLLKADETFGIRLTSYHNLYFLLNLMKQVRQAIMDDNLLEFREYFVEKYGYNKSGRNF; encoded by the coding sequence ATGTCAGATTCACCAATCAAATATCGTTTGATTAAGAAAGAGAAACACACAGGAGCTCGTCTGGGAGAAATCATCACCCCTCACGGCACCTTCCCAACGCCTATGTTTATGCCAGTTGGGACCCAAGCTACTGTAAAAACCCAGTCACCAGAAGAATTGAAGGAGATGGGATCAGGGATTATCCTCTCTAATACCTATCATCTGTGGCTTCGTCCAGGAGATGAACTCATCGCACGCGCAGGCGGTCTCCACAAGTTCATGAACTGGGACCAGCCGATTTTGACAGATAGTGGTGGTTTTCAGGTTTATTCCCTAGCAGATAGCCGAAATATCACAGAAGAAGGAGTAACCTTTAAAAACCATCTCAATGGTTCCAAGATGTTCCTATCGCCAGAAAAAGCCATCTCTATTCAGAATAATCTAGGCTCAGACATCATGATGTCCTTTGACGAATGTCCTCAATTTTATCAACCTTATGACTACGTTAAGAAATCCATCGAGCGTACCAGTCGTTGGGCTGAGCGTGGTTTGAAGGCTCATCGTCGTCCGCATGATCAAGGATTATTTGGAATTGTACAGGGGGCAGGCTTTGAAGATCTTCGCCGTCAGTCAGCTCATGACCTTGTCAGCATGGATTTCCCTGGATACTCTATCGGTGGTTTGGCAGTAGGAGAAACGCATGAAGAGATGAATGCCGTCTTGGACTTTACAACCCAACTTCTTCCTGAAAACAAACCTCGCTATTTGATGGGAGTGGGAGCGCCAGATAGCTTGATTGATGGGGTTATTCGTGGTGTGGATATGTTTGACTGTGTCTTGCCGACTCGTATCGCTCGTAACGGTACCTGTATGACCAGTCAGGGACGTTTGGTTGTCAAAAATGCTCAGTTTGCTGAGGATTTTACGCCACTAGATCCCGAGTGTGATTGCTACACATGTAAGAACTACACACGCGCCTACCTTCGTCACTTGCTCAAGGCTGATGAAACCTTTGGTATCCGCTTGACTAGCTACCATAATCTTTACTTCTTGCTTAACCTGATGAAGCAGGTCCGCCAAGCTATCATGGATGACAATCTCTTGGAATTCCGTGAGTATTTTGTGGAAAAATATGGCTACAACAAGTCAGGACGCAATTTCTAA